One genomic segment of Strix aluco isolate bStrAlu1 chromosome 9, bStrAlu1.hap1, whole genome shotgun sequence includes these proteins:
- the MUC4 gene encoding mucin-4 isoform X10, translating to MALGVSPSSITQEMAADMSPLTLVTPLPAMGASGGPRSDGSTTERAVVTASLEVDTEENPGASAAGPAPSHVIVTTGPSPEPPPQGTDAPETRHPVDLPLLTPREGRSALPAVAYPSPTPATTSPLHNATAGKTPQPVTLMPPENAAVERDGGRSQLAGDGRTTQAAPSSTLVENTRVGAITGTPLSSDTTLGTAPLASPPTTASVSARPRAAASDHSYRSAEPTTDTGTDLDMDMASPTTGNETAGLPLGRPTPMAGVAEPGTGDATTLAHSPLDSKSPVAVAIMDTVSPTDPEPFIASSSDLAHSTAEPNVSVSPSVPGNTRLVVVAPSVTPSITVTDTAAGAGDASLDRVTTPHSDVLSSASAPHSPHVTPRPSPGTTDSTHDPALRALSPVAEDKPMAGVSSLAVGHTHTWETTAVSQSGAGGTTAWVDTTHSESGAEGAAPPASTNSTHVPVSNTAGTSPATTPAASVSPSSTIPPATSASGETFVMTRATAAVSPATAKATSTSSDLSLAVTHEEAGGGGQPVLSPAARTPSVETTAGSWAVLGPSPAVTVPSSPLPSLHSPAEEPATAPSSLLGVGATGEPADRQAPPELATGVTSPTATSNRATGQAASTSPPGFRTSLGAPALGEKTAITAGSTTSITAGSTKPITAGSTTGIAAGSTVAVARTAPASPAKDAGGLLAQGTTAPGRPPATTSPAVSLASAFGTQRGPATTPSTSAHTTAGHRNPAPEPPPTHKLIMPSALLYPFGMEGGDQECVQRMVDFNCPLFKPEIGFPFGKSLRDALYFTDNGQIIFPPTDNYVPSNPNPPPQGFSGQEALPMVAAFWDDADFSQGVGTTWYQEYSTLSSTRDPLVHDVEAKIEKYLKTPYVAKWTLKVTWEKAPAYPSRWDDTQTNTYQAVLTTDGNRSFALLLYQDRGMRWDYTKLAAGNVLIGFSSGDGYAQNNELTQKPPAVKYRPDQYSSAGTDVRGLWIYRLDTRSRVNYRLRCLVWLDAEPAPATWNAQLPPCPCSWPQAELDPRYRQSRGPVDTSVRMLRTASPNPAGAGVRCLYRDESLLEGWQERAWSLPIHPVADGELEAFDWCCQRVEKPLFCTRFAEKRPRVGCEGYVPPTPAGAFGDPHITTLDGLTYTFNGLGDFVLLLASDAQTSFVLHGRTAQTGTAQATNFVAFAAQYISAITTTVEWTLGSQGDIQVLLNNETIQFSYSQDMDAEVYYSPGVLLVNVSSVTAIFDGAIAVSISATSGILSVVCSLPDQYRNSTKGLLGVWDHDPADDFQMPNGTSIPVNSSEEEIYSYGMTWAVAEQNLFAQSLDSPVMNFTPIFLSRLRQENESQYQLAALQCHGSKECIYDSLSTGDVALGLATQSLVADFQQKKTVLNAFPPVITGDTSLTAFRTERVRRQYHAVGVGARFVSHVSQDLNISESGTLTWEPHSTAPLTISLEAVGSNNLSALLQLRFTLCSCSRSQECDYSDSITLGGSSLQLAACRCEGGYSGPFCQDTPDPCTQGCFPGVGCDSHAGCGPCPAGLTGDGRHCSDIDECAQGTVCPGNTTCTNTVGSFVCSCPAGEEGKGPGCGSACGSHSCPEGYCSNGGLCHLHPITCTPTCTCPPAFTDQRCLVAGGDFWPLPSADLPRRSVQLRVRTLQNATAEEVNSTVSAILDSLEVKAFQSNTNITQMTDSDGFTFVVVSEFAYDSRGTIIRFLNKELLGAITDAFNRQRRQREAGTHLPFQHLHRENVTDLVKLTVAELRRYFPCGLYGYKGYQLHYVGTVGFVCISPCKTGYCQHGSRCQHLPEGPTCSCLPFSIFSPAGARCEWLAVSLTAFIGILLGALALLCLLLATACLALHLCRRHRRQHQGHQDQAGDLPAPPDLSSPSCSLPPRAKETFWRPRTFSYKDPETPRQASEPAPPAALACHQSCPGTSRLMEEPTTAAGPGNRACVEAEDKQLPLGVWSLWEDSIWRRGFFFE from the exons ATGGCTCTGGGGGTGTCCCCATCCAGCATCACCCAAGAGATGGCAGCAGACATGTCCCCACTGACCCTGGTCACCCCACTGCCAGCAATGGGTGCTTCAGGCGGCCCCCGCTCTGATGGCAGCACCACAGAGCGAGCAGTGGTGACAGCATCCCTGGAGGTGGACACGGAGGAGAACCCAGGTGCCAGTGCAGCAGGGCCAGCTCCCAGCCATGTGATTGTCACCACCGGGCCATCACCAGAGCCACCTCCCCAAGGGACTGATGCTCCTGAAACCAGGCACCCAGTAGATCTGCCTCTTCTGACTCCCAGGGAGGGTCGCTCAGCCCTGCCAGCTGTGGCTTACCCCAGCCCAACACCGGCCACAACCAGCCCCCTCCACAATGCCACCGCTGGCAAGACGCCCCAGCCTGTGACACTGATGCCCCCTGAAAATGCAGCTGTGGAGAGAGATGGGGGCAGGTCTCAGCTGGCAGGAGATGGCAGAACCACCCAGGCAGCTCCGAGCTCAACTCTGGTTGAAAACACAAGGGTGGGTGCCATTACAGGTACCCCCCTCAGCAGTGACACcaccctggggacagccccacTGGCATCACCTCCCACCACAGCCAGCGTCTCTGCTCGGCCAAGGGCGGCCGCATCAGACCACAGCTATCGCAGCGCTGAGCCCACCACAGACACGGGCACGGACTTGGACATGGACATGGCTTCTCCCACCACAGGGAATGAGACTGCGGGGCTGCCCCTGGGGCGGCCCACTCCTATGGCTGGGGTGGCAGAGCCAGGCACGGGTGATGCCACCACCTTGGCACACTCTCCCCTGGACAGTAAAAGCCCTGTGGCAGTGGCCATCATGGACACGGTGTCACCCACCGATCCAGAGCCTTTTATAGCGTCTTCCTCTGACCTCGCTCACAGCACTGCTGAGCCAAATGTCAGTGTGTCCCCTTCTGTCCCTGGGAACACCCGTCTGGTGGTGGTGGCACCGTCTGTCACCCCCAGCATCACTGTCACTGATACAGCAGCGGGAGCAGGCGATGCCAGTCTCGACAGGGTCACAACACCACACTCTGATGTGCTCAGCAGTGCTTCTGCTCCACACAGCCCTCATGTCACCCCGAGGCCATCCCCTGGGACCACCGATAGCACCCATGACCCAGCTTTGAGGGCTCTCAGCCCAGTCGCTGAGGACAAGCCCATGGCTGGGGTCTCCTCACTGGCTGTTGGCCATACACACACATGGGAAACCACAGCCGTCTCCCAGTCAGGTGCTGGGGGTACCACTGCCTGGGTGGACACCACCCACTCTGAGAGCGGTGCTGAGGGTGCAGCACCCCCAGCCAGCACCAACAGCACCCATGTGCCTGTCTCCAACACCGCTGGCACAAGCCCAGCCACCACGCCAGCCGCCAGCGTGTCCCCCAGCAGCACCATCCCACCAGCCACCTCAGCCAGCGGGGAGACCTTCGTGATGACCAGGGCCACCGCAGCCGTGTCGCCTGCCACAGCGAaggccaccagcaccagcagtgACCTGTCCCTCGCTGTGACGCACGAGGAGGCAGGCGGAGGTGGGCAACCTGTCCTATCCCCAGCAGCGCGTACCCCCTCAGTAGAGACAACTGCCGGGTCCTGGGCTGTGCTTggtcccagccctgctgtcacgGTGCCCAGTtcacccctccccagcctgcaCAGCCCAGCGGAGGAGCCAGCAACAGCCCCCTCGTCCCTGCTGGGTGTTGGTGCAACCGGGGAGCCGGCAGACAGACAGGCACCCCCGGAGCTGGCAACAGGCGTCACTTCTCCCACAGCCACCAGTAACCGTGCCACGGGACAGGCAGCGAGTACGTCACCTCCCGGCTTCCGGACATCTCTAGGGGCACCTGCCTTGGGGGAGAAAACAGCCATCACTGCAGGCAGCACCACATCCATCACTGCAGGCAGCACCAAACCCATCACTGCAGGCAGCACCACAGGCATCGCTGCAG gcagcactgtGGCAGTTGCACGCACAGCCCCAGCGAGCCCAGCCAAGGATGCAGGTGGCCTCCTGGCCCAAGGCACCACAGCACCAGGGAGACCACCAGCCACCACCAGCCCTGCTGTCTCCCTGGCTTCTGCCTTTGGGACACAGAGGGGACCAGCCACAACACCAAGCACGTCTGCCCACACCACTGCTGGCCACAGAAATCCTGCCCCTGAGCCTCCACCCACCCACAAGCTTATCA TGCCATCGGCTTTGCTCTACCCCTTCGGCATGGAGGGAGGGGACcaagagtgtgtccagaggatgGTGGATTTTAATTGCCCCCTATTCAAGCCAGAGATTGGGTTCCCCTTCGGAAAGTCGCTGCGGGATGCTCTCTAT TTTACAGATAACGGACAGATCATTTTCCCACCCACGGACAACTATGTCCCCTCCAACCCCAACCCGCCTCCCCAGGGCTTCAGCGGCCAGGAGGCTTTGCCGATGGTGGCTGCCTTCTGGGATGATGCAGATTTCTCCCAGGGTGTCGGCACCACCTGGTACCAG GAGTACTCCACCCTCAGTTCTACCAGAGACCCTCTTGTCCATGATGTGGAAGCAAAGATTGAGAAATACCTGAAAACCCCCTACGTGGCAAAATGGACCTTGAAGGTGACGTGGGAGAAGGCTCCGGCATACCCATCCCGGTGGGATGACACTCAG ACGAACACCTACCAGGCGGTCCTCACCACCGATGGGAACCGTTCCTTTGCTCTGCTGCTCTACCAGGACAGAGGGATGCGCTGGGACTACACCAAGCTGGCTGCGGGCAACGTGCTGATTGGCTTCTCCAG CGGCGATGGCTATGCCCAAAATAACGAGCTGACTCAAAAGCCACCAGCTGTCAAGTACCGACCTGACCAGTACAGCAGCGCTGGCACCG ATGTGCGCGGGCTGTGGATATACAGGCTGGACACTCGCTCCCGGGTGAACTACAGGCTGCGGTGCCTGGTGTGGCTGGACGCAGAGCCAGCGCCGGCCACCTGGAATGCCCAGCTGCCACCATGCCCCTGCTCCTGGCCTCAGGCAGAGCTGGACCCCCGCTACCGCCAGAGCAGAG GCCCAGTGGACACCTCCGTGAGGATGCTGCGCACTGCGTCACCCAACCCGGCTGGAGCCGGCGTGCGGTGTCTGTACCGAGATGAGAGCTTGCTCGAAGGCTGGCAGGAGAGAGCATGGAGCCTCCCCATCCACCCTGTCGCTG ATGGGGAGCTGGAGGCATTTGACTGGTGCTGCCAGCGCGTGGAGAAGCCCCTGTTCTGCACCAGGTTTGCTGAGAAGAGACCGAGGGTTGGCTGTGAGGGATATGTGCCACCCACCCCTG CTGGTGCCTTCGGGGACCCCCACATCACCACCCTGGATGGACTCACCTACACCTTCAATGGGCTCGGGGACTTTGTCCTGCTGCTGGCCAGCGATGCCCAGACCAGCTTCGTGCTGCATGGGCGCACAGCCCAGACTGGTACAGCCCAGGCCACCAACTTCGTGGCCTTCGCTGCCCAGTACATCTCTGCCATCACAACAACA GTTGAGTGGACCTTGGGGAGCCAGGGTGACATCCAAGTCCTCCTGAACAATGAAACCATCCAGTTTTCCTATTCCCAAG ACATGGATGCTGAGGTGTACTACAGCCCTGGTGTCCTGCTGGTCAACGTCTCCTCCGTCACAGCCATCTTCGATGGGGCCATCGCTGTCTCCATCTCAGCCACCTCCGGGATCCTCAGCGTGGTCTGCAGCCTTCCTGATCAGTACCGCAATAGCACCAAGGGCCTCCTGG GTGTGTGGGACCATGACCCCGCAGATGACTTCCAGATGCCGAATGGTACCAGCATCCCTGTGAACAGCAGCGAGGAGGAGATCTACAGCTACGGGATGACCT GGGCTGTTGCAGAGCAAAACCTGTTTGCTCAGTCTCTGGACTCACCAGTAATGAACTTCACACCCATCTTCTTGTCTCGGCTGCGGCAGGAGAACGAAAGCCAGTACCAGCTGGCAGCTTTGCAGTGCCATGGCAGCAAGGAGTGCATCTACGATTCGCTGAGCACAGGGGACGTGGCCCTGGGCCTGGCCACCCAGAGCCTCGTGGCCGACTTCCAGCAGAAGAAGACTGTACTCA ATGCCTTCCCTCCCGTCATCACCGGTGACACATCGCTCACAGCCTTCAGGACAGAAAGGGTCAGGAGGCAGTACCATGCTGTGGGGGTGGGCGCACGCTTTGTGTCCCACGTCTCGCAAGACCTCAACATATCTG AGAGTGGCACCCTGACGTGGGAGCCCCACAGCACGGCCCCGCTCACCATCAGCCTGGAGGCCGTTGGGTCCAACAATCTCTCCGCCCTCCTTCAGCTCCGCTTCACcctttgcagctgcagcaggagccaggaGTGTGACTACAGCGATAGCATCACCCTCGGGGGGTCCTCCCTGCAG CTGGCAGCCTGCAGGTGTGAGGGCGGCTACTCGGGTCCCTTCTGCCAGGACACTCCGGACCCCTGCACCCAGGGATGCTTCCCCGGCGTGGGCTGTGACTCGCATGCTGGCTGTGGCCCCTGTCCGGCTGGCCTGACTGGTGACGGGCGGCACTGCTCAG ATATCGACGAGTGTGCGCAGGGGACAGTGTGCCCAGGGAACACCACCTGCACCAACACGGTGGGAAGCTTTGTCTGCTCCTGCCCAGCCGGTGAGGAGG GCAAGGGACCAGGCTGTGGCTCAGCCTGCGGCTCCCACTCCTGCCCCGAGGGGTACTGCAGCAACGGGGGACTCTGCCACCTgcaccccatcacctgcaccccCACCTGTACCTGTCCCCCAGCTTTCACCGACCAGCGCTGCCTGGTGGCAGGGGGGGATTTTTGGCCGCTGCCCAGTGCAG ATCTCCCCCGGAGAAGTGTCCAGCTGCGGGTCAGGACGTTGCAAAATGCCACTGCTGAGGAAGTCAACAGCACT GTCTCGGCCATCCTGGACTCCCTGGAGGTAAAGGCTTTCCAGAGCAACACCAACATTACCCAGAT GACAGACAGCGATGGCTTCACCTTCGTAGTGGTGTCTGAGTTCGCCTATGACAGCCGTGGCACCATCATCCGCTTCCTGAACAAGGAGCTGCTGGGGGCCATCACCGATGCCTTCAACAGGCAGCGGAGGCAGCGGGAGGCAGGCACACACCTCCCCTTCCAGCACCTGCACCGGGAGAACGTCACTGACCTGGTGAAGT TGACAGTGGCTGAGCTGAGGCGCTATTTTCCATGTGGTCTGTATGGCTACAAAGGCTACCAGCTCCACTACGTGGGGACCGTCGGATTCGTCTGCATCTCCCCTTGCAAGACAGGCTACTGCCAGCACGGCAGCCGGTGCCAGCACCTGCCTGAGGGGCCCACATGCAG CTGCCTCCCCTTCTCCATCTTCTCACCCGCTGGTGCCCGGTGCGAGTGGCTGGCCGTCAGCCTCACTGCCTTCATCGGCATCTTGCTGggagccctggctctgctctgcctcctgctcgcCACTGCCTGCCTGGCCTTGCACCTCTGCCGCCGGCACCGCCGCCAGCACCAAGG GCACCAGGACCAGGCAGGGGATCTCCCAGCCCCTCCTGACTTGTCatccccttcctgctccctccctcccagggcTAAGGAGACCTTCTGGAGGCCACGGACCTTCTCCT ATAAGGATCCAGAGACCCCACGTCAGGCCTCCGagccagcccccccagcagccctaGCCTGCCACCAGTCCTGCCCCGGCACCTCCAGGCTCATGGAGGAGCCAACCACTGCTGCCGGCCCCGGGAACCGCGCCTGTGTGGAGGCAGAGGACAAGCAGCTGCCTTTAGGGGTCTGGTCTTTGTGGGAGGATTCAATCTggaggaggggttttttttttgaatga